The Streptomyces sp. R28 region CGAACGCGAGCAGCGGGCCGGCGCGGCGGTGGTGGGCGTGACGGCGGTGGAGTTCCTCGACCACGCGGACGGCGCGATCGAGTACGGCATCGCCCTGCGCCGCGACATCGCCGCCGCGATCCGCCGGCACCGGCCCGAGCTGGTGATCACGCTCAACCACCGGGACACCTGGGGCGGCGTCGCCTGGAACACCCCGGACCACGTGGCGGTCGGCCGCGCCACGCTGGACGCGGCCGGTGACGCGGGCAATCGCTGGATCTTCCCGGAGCTCGCCGAGCAGGGCCTGGAGCCCTGGGACGGTGTCCGCTGGGTCGCCGTCGCCGGTTCCAGTACGCCCACGCACGCGGTGGACGCGACCGCCGGCCTGGAGCGTGCGGTGCGCTCGCTGCTCGAACACCGCACCTACATCGAGGCGTTGACGAGCCAGGACCCGCAGACGTACGCCCGCGGCTTCCTCACC contains the following coding sequences:
- a CDS encoding PIG-L deacetylase family protein: MTEPTITQLQPMPDDWQRALAVVAHPDDLEYGCSAAIAAWTDGGREVGYVLATRGEAGIDTLEPAKCGPLREREQRAGAAVVGVTAVEFLDHADGAIEYGIALRRDIAAAIRRHRPELVITLNHRDTWGGVAWNTPDHVAVGRATLDAAGDAGNRWIFPELAEQGLEPWDGVRWVAVAGSSTPTHAVDATAGLERAVRSLLEHRTYIEALTSQDPQTYARGFLTSNAEATGKRFGGKPAVAFELFSR